The genome window GGAAGGGCTGAGACGCCACCCTCCCGTCCATTTTCTGCAGCCACATTTGGTAACAGAGGAAGTTGAACTGGAAGGCTATGTGATCCCCAAGAATTCAGTGATTAATTTCGCGGTGGCTGAACTGGGACGGGATCCAACGGTTTGGGAGGATCCAATGGAGTTTAAGCCCGAGAGATTCTTGTCTGGAGAAGCGCTTGATCTAAGTGGAAACAGAGAAATCAAAATGATGCCTTTTGGTGCAGGGAGGAGAATTTGTCCAGGCTTGGCTTTGTCTGTGCTGCATTTAGAGTATTTTGTGGCTAATCTAGTTTGGTTCTTGGAATGGAAGGGTGTTGAAGGAGATGATGTTGATCTTGCAGAGAAGCTAGTGTTCTCCACTGTCATGAAACATCCTCTCCGCGCCCATCTCTACCCGCGAAAATAAAACTCATTTCAAGCTGGTAATTCTGCTGATTAAGTTATCATCAAActcattctcaaaaaaaaacaaaacaaaacaaaaacaaaaaaagttatCATCAACTCTTGTTTTTCTCTGTAGATGCTTTTGTTTTTCTCTGCAGATCCAATGGATGGCTGCTGATTAAAGTTGCTAGTTTCAACACGTGCATTTTTTATTTGGGGAAGCTCGCCGTCCCTACTAAAAAATGCATTAATAAATTAGACTAAGTTATTCGTAGCCGTCTGGCTCAAAATTGGAACCTCATGTTACCAATGCAATTGTCTGATTGAACTTAGATAAGTTTAATTCTTGTTTTCTAAGTTTCTTCTAGAGCTTAATCTCAAATGTTactttttgttgaaaaatgatttgtttagtccttattttatttttaaagaaaataaaagaaacttTCATCCAAATTTCAGAAGATAAAACATCAACAATAAAAGGAGGTGGACAAACTAACCACTTCCTACAATCAAAGATTTCTGAACTAAAATGTGAGCACTGTTGTTAGCTAATTGTttttgcaaaagaaataaaCACATTTGGTAAAGTTAAAAGAGTTTAACATAATAACATCAAGTAAACCGATTGAAGCTGGTACCCGCAAAATAAACTCATTTGAAGCTGGTACCTCGTTAATGTTATCATCAAACTCTTAAAAGAGCACAGGTAGGTAACTGATCTAAGGTATTCATAATTGACGGGCTCAGGCTATAAAAGTCAATAACCCTCTGTCATGGAAATCAAACTTAAACTTTATAGTTGCAAAGTCAATAGCTTTGCCTACTTGGCTAAGTTGTCCACATATTATATAAGTTGACCAGCAGAtcagcggtttgtaaaaagatgtttggtaaaattagctgtttagattagcggttaatatgtaaaatggtcgatattcataataataataataataataacattattattattattattattatgtaataataaaataaaatttacaacaacaacaatatataataaaatttaaaaaaataaataaataacgacAAAGGGGAGTGTAAATTATGTGGAAATGATCTCACATCGAAACTTTTAGGAGCTCCTCTACATAAGAGGCGCAATGCTCCTCTTCCAAAAGTAGTCTAATTGCATTGAGAACCCGAAAGACTCTCATTTAAGAAGTCTTAAAAGACTTCTCagtaagttttttttatatataataattaaaaataagggcattttggagaaaatataatttttctcaaaCGCTGAGCTCAACCGCGGCTTTTGAGTTTCCAGTAGTTTGGAGCAATTTGCTACTCCAAAATTCAAACTGTTGGCTTATCAAACATTTACTTTGGCGTGTTGACCATGGTCAAAATGCCAAAGTTGGTGGATTTGCCAAAATTTTGACAGATCCGCCAATAACCAAATATGCCCAAAGTCTCATCGAATCAACCACATAAAATGTGACGGTTGGAGTACAACGGTTGACAATTGTTTGTTGTCTTACTTGATGCCACTAGAAATATGAATGAGAAAAAGACTCAGTATGATGGAAGGTATACATTGGATCTATTGTATGTGCACGCATGAACTCGCGACTTACCTCTAGAATTGCTCTAAGAACGAAATCCTATGGAGTTAAGATTAGTCCGAAAACACTAGTATAAgcaaagtattaaaaaaaaaaaacaacaccgaaaaaaaaaacaaaaaaaaagaagaagaaaacaaaaagaaaagaaaaagagagaagtgAAGCATCATTATGGAATCGTTAACTCCCTAGAGAATGTTGTCATCTTGGGATTCTAAATAGAGAAtagaattaattacacttttggttcTATGACTATAGAGGTCCTGTTAATTTCagtccttgactttaaaaactaacaatttagtcccgtaattattcaatttttaacgCATTTAGTCCTCCCGGCCAAATATCGCCGGAAAAAtgtaaatcatatttaattatttaatcctGAGGACAAATTGGTCTTTTCACGccatttcttcatcttcctttCGCTGCTAGCCGGAGTTTGTCGATCAGTGGTCggatttcatattttttttctgaTTCATTCTCTATACTTCTTTTCACTGTTTACCCCCTCCCTCTCTCTGGGTTTTAATTGTGCCTGTTAATCGCTGCGCCATGGAGATAGACGAATTAATCGCTGCGCCGGTCGGCGAATTGAGGTCAAGAACTACGCCGATTTTGATACTCGAACGGCTTCCATCTCCATGCTCTTCCGCTAAAGCGAGCAGGACTCCAAGTAGGAAGCAAAAAAGTAAAGAGGAAAAAGCTCGAGGAAATCTCCAGCGAGTCGAGAATCCAGGAAACCAGGTCGAGGTGGAGTTTCTGGAGCTGCGAGCGCGAGCAGGTGGAATCATGAGGGGTGGGCGAATGGGAAATCACCTCTTGAAGAAGCCGGAGAACGAGAGGCAAGAACGGCTTGTCCAACGACAGATGGTACTCGTCGGAAACCCAAACAGTCACCTCTGCATCGTAATCAGCGCTCTCTAAACGTATGGTGGAATTATGGCAGCCCTTTCAAGATTTCCGGTGAGGtcaaaatttatattcaaataCTCTATCACCTTTCAAACCAGTACGTTCTTCTTCCTCCGAGCTTTATGAACATGGAAATTGTTCAAGCAAAGATAATAAGATTTttatttctattcttttttaCAGAAAGAAGTTCATTCTGGACACATGTAGTCAATTGAATCTGATTGAGTTTCTGATTCAAAAGCTTCAAAAATGAACTCCGAACTCCACCACGCTTGCGATCTTGTTCTCCCATCCCTCCCGCAAGCTTGTACTTCTTTCCGCAAATGGAGAAATGCTGGCAGTAATGGAGCAGGtgcaatgaagaagaagaaataacgTGAAATGACCAATTTGCCCCTATgaataaattatttagaaaGAGTTATGtttttccggcgacatttggccggtgatttgaccggaaggaccaaatgtgtttttttttttggaacaaccaaatgtgttaaaaattgaatagttacgggactaaattgttagtttttaaagtctaAGTACTGAAATTAACAGAACTCTATAGTCCTAGgacaaaaagtgtaattaattctaAAGAATATTTGAAATGTGATACTGAGCACGGAAAAACTACTTTTGCTATCTTGGTTCCTGGGCTGTATCCCTTCGGGTGCCTCCCCGCTCAGCTCACAGGCTCCGCCAGCTCCGACCCGACATCCTACGACGATCAGGGATGTCTCATAGATTACAACAACCTGGCTAACTCCCACTACAACCTCTTGAACGACAACATTTCTTCCCTCAACTATGAGTGGTTAGGTTTTTGTATTCAATAGCAGTAAAtagtgatttaaaaaaaacattaaatacTAATAGAATATTAATGTATGCGGTATTAATGTATTTTGAAATaagaaaaagttacatttaaaaCTAAGCACaagaagaaattttaaaaaaacaagaattaaaCTTTATTTAGGTCTATTAGCACAACTACACAAGTGGAAGCAGAGTGCTAGGATCAACTTATGATCAGACAATTGACTTTAGTAACATGAACTTTTAGTTTTAAACCTGTAAGCTACGAAATAACATGGTCTAATTTGTTATTGCACTTTCTAATAGTGACTGTGAACTTCCCCGTAATAGAAAATGCAGAGTTTGATGATAACTTAATCATCAGAGTTATCATCTTCAAATGAGTTTATTTCGCGGGTAGAGATGGGCCCGGAGAGGATGTTTCATGACAGTGGTGAACACTTGCTTCTCTGCAAGATCAACCTCATCTCCTTCAACACCCTTCCATTGGAAAAGCCAAACCAGATTAGCCACAAAGTACTCTAAATGCAGCAGAGACAAAGCCAAGCCAGGGCAAATTCTCCTCCCTGCACCGAAAGGCATCATCTTGATTTCTGTGCTTCCACTTAAATCAAACGCTTCTCCAGACAAGAATCTCTCGGGCTTAAACTCCATTGGATCCTCCCACACCGCCGGATCCCAGCCCAGATCAGCCACCGTGAAATTAATCACTGAATTCTTGGGGATTACACAGCCTTCCAGTTCAACTTCCTCTGATACAGTGTGTGGCTGCAGAAAATGTGCGGGAGGGTGGCGTCTCAGCCCTTCCAAAACCACCGCTTTTAAGTATGGCATTCTCTGCAAATCCTCCTCTTTCACGCCCTCCTCCTCCGCTGCTCCGATCACTCCCAAGATTTCTTCGTAGAGTGTTGCTTGAATAGATGGGTGCTTCACTAAATTCGCCATGATCCATTGCAGCGCAGTGGAGGTTGTATCCGTGCCGCCGTTGAGAAATTCCCCACAAAGGGTCGCCATTTCGCCATAGCTCAGCTTCCGATTCTCCTCCGGCCACTCTAGTTTTATCAGTGTATCTACATAAGCCAACACTTCTGGCCCTGTTCCGTAAataatagttgttagttgaaagctgtttttaattaatcaaacacttattttttaataaaacaagtcaaaagtggctgataaactaattattttaccaaactgAGCCGAATTATCTTTGTTTTCCCCCTCCATTGCTCGTTCTTTGGCCTCAATTCGGGCTTTGATGAAAGGGGTTAGAGTGTTCTCACGATCAAGGGCCACTTGTTTCAATTCTTCCCAGCGATTCCGGAACAGAATCTTCCCAATAGTGGGCCAGGAATTTAGGATATTGAACCTGGAAAAACTGCTAATGATTTTTCTCTGTGACTCCTCGATTTGTCTAATCTGCTGTTCTTCCAGCTTGTCCCCAAAGCACATCAACACCAGCAAGCAGAGCATGGCGTACTGGAAATGATCAATCACCTTAACGCCCGACTCAGAGTTTTCCTTAAGGAGTTTTCTGACAAGAACTCCGAGAACCCATCGCCGGGCGTTCGAGTAAGACTTAACCCGAGAAGGGTGGAGAATCTCCGACGTAAGATTCCGGCGCAGGAGGCGCCAGGTAGGGCCGTAGGCGGCGGAGCTGATATTCCGCTGATTACTACTGAGCAGTCTAATCACAGGCGCCGACCTCGGCCGGTCGGAAAACACGGCGCCGTTCTGGACAAGAGCTTGATGAGCGAGAGAATGGTTGGCGATGAGTATCTCCGGGCGAGCGCCGGGTCGGAGGGTGATGAGAGGACCGTACTTGGATTTCAGGTCCCGGAGAATGGGTTCCAGGCTGAAGGAGCGTCGCTGCCATGGAACGGAAAAGGGTCCCGGCGGCAACCTGTTGTTGGGTTTGCCGGAGAAGAATAGAGCGAGGAGAGAGTTGAGGAAGAAGACGACAAAGAGAGAACAGAGGAGTGTGCATAACCAGTTTTCCATTGTCTCTGAAACATGCATGAATCAGGCTTCACTTCTCtctttatgaatttatatatgttagaaCGGCTCTAAAGAAACGCTTTTTTGAAAAAACGGCGCTAAagaaacgttttttttttttttttttttttttttgaaaaaatggctctaaaagaaacataataattatgtttttaggAATGAACTAACTTATTCTTGTGAACTTATGTCTCTGAAGCATGCATGAATCagggaaaaaatggaaaaatatagGAAGGATTTTGTTGGGATACGGAAAAGGGAAAAATTACTTTGACAAATGCATCCATAATAATGAAGTCTTTTTTTATGGTTTTTAACGAgtttttataagtgtgattaaaaagaaaatataataaataaggaaaaaagaggaaaagaaataggtgcacttgtgaCGCACACGGGACTCGGCGCAATTGGAATGTTTATTCAATGGGTTccacatttttacaaaaaatttcttcCTTGCAGACGAACTTCAAATTTCTCTCTCTTGCCTTCTCTCTCCACCATGTCATCATCTAATGCAGGATGCATCACatttgatgggtaaatatgcacatgtactagtcggtccgtaaatcacctgtccgtcggtcacccaacctgtccgtcaacggtcacccaacggtccgtcgacggtcgccCGGttcgtcggccgcatgatcggaagcaacacaccttgtggattggaggctcacgagcgcaacagttgcttgatgtgacgaccgacaacttttcgggaacaggggatccgtgttttcatcacctcgagcaactcaaccacttcgagcaaaccgatgcgcattttgcggagtgacagcccatatgtcctccacttgcatatcagacaccatgtgcatagtgaatccactttgtataaataggggtcattcccctcactggaggggggactcatcagtactacactaatacacttgcgatttgccgattgtctttctcctgcttactctttatcactgttcgtcacccgtagagcgatatagcttcgaaccgctcagtcgttgaccggtagaccgaccgtctgaccggccgagcgacattcttcactacacgtaacacacgtatccgtagcgtaatcgtagaccccgtttacatttacgctatcaacattaaacatttaaactaaaGTAGTGTATGTAGGGAGTATTGAAATGATGGTCAAACAGGTAAAGTATCATTTTTGTACTTAAGATTACGAGTacaaatcatttataattaTCCAACATTATTTCTAATGATTtgtttatttgaatattttaatataatttctacctaaataaacataataaataatagattaaaaaaatatggtgtATATAGTGCAACTTTATAGcatgattataataatatttgataaagagccagacataaatgaagggtattagtcatatatatatatatgcctgcACTCGTGTTGTTAATGAAATTTCAGGGCTCCACACACATACCTAACAAGATAATAAAGGGGTGTTGTTAATGAAATTTCAGGGCTCCACACACATATCTAACAAGATAATAAAGGGGTAAACTACGGTAGTTTAACAGTTCATTAGGTGGAAAGACTAGTGTCTGGCTCTCATTTGGTAAAACTCTCACATTACGATATGATTACTAGAGCTTGATGATTATGTGCCATTACCTACAATCTATAATCTAAAAACCAATTGAACTAACTATGCATGCAATAATATAAAACCCTTATACGTATGAATCAATGTTATGTCCTTAGTTGTTGTCCTTTTTTTCCTAAAGAGGTGTTCATGATGTTTACAATATTGTACATTacaatttttatgaaaaaaaaaaaacaaaaaaaaaagagagtccTATAATAATTCTGTTACCTAGCTAATATTGCAAAATGGAGATAAAAATGGTTAAAATATTAATTCGATCCTTATATTTTGTTGTCCaatcaatttttcatatatCATATTTCATTAGTTAATTCTATAAGTTTATATATCATGGAGacagtttttttaaaattatttttcttacctcttctatttctttttatacTCTTTTGTAGGCTTGAAATGTATTTTATggcaatattattttttttgtgatgagAGGGGAGACCCAATTTAACTCATACAAGGAACTACTCTTCCCTAAGGAACACCAAGCAACTCCTCGTCAAGAATGTTTAAAACTTCATACGCCGGTTGCTTAAGCACAACGAAGCCCCAGTCTCCCGAGAACGCCTTTTTAACCAACACATCAGTCACTCGATTTTGTTCTTTATACACATGAGTAACACGAACATGCCACGCCTTAAGGAGTCTTATGTGGATATCACAATTGAAACCTGGCATTTTGGCTTTCTCAAACGCACTCCTAATAATCTCCGAAACCTGCTTGTTAATCCAGCTTAGCTTGTCCTTCCAGAATCTGGTAGATTTCCCATCCCTTAGTGTCTTTAATTTAGCCCCCCATCCTTGAGTATCCTCTTTACCTTGTTAAttcctttcaaatatttattggCCTTTAATACTTGAGCTTTGAGTCTTTCTCTTCAAACAGCCTCCAACCAAGTTTCGTATGgcgatattaatttttttttgttgagtagTACAGACTCTGTtaaatatagtatctgttcataatttaGTTATGTACGTAATAACTTATTTCGTTCATAATGAAACCAAGTTTTGTTGCCGTACAGGTTCCTACTTACTTGCTTGTCCACCTACTTGCCTCCATGCCTTTTTGGGCCACTGTGCCCTTCTAGCCCAACAAGATATGAGCCAACCTCTCAACCTCTTTCACCACTCACGCTTGAGCCAAGACTTATGTCCACCATGCAAAGTAAacttgatccatgatataatttgcgtaaTTTAGGTTTTCTTTTTCAAGTCGTGTTCCTGAACCTTTAAGTAGAACTGAACATGCTTTCCCTTACGTTTCAATACATAGAATCGAGCATGTCATCTTTAAATATAAGATAAAGTCATACTTTATCCACTCAACCACCTCTCTCGAGATCCCTATATTATAATGGGATATGCATCCTGCATTACGTAGAATCGAAAATGTGAACACACAAGTCTTCACGTGTGGTGGGGAAATTAaactcaataattttatttgtaggTGCGTCACTAATGACGTCTCAACCATTACaactataaatattataatgggACATGTTTATCCACTTCTCCAAGCATAGCGCGAAGCGAATGAAGTGTGATTGATAGTTTCAgacaaaaatggaaaattggtTATTCACACTCATATGCACCCTCTCAGTCCTTTTCTTCCTCAAATCTCTAATCGCGCTTTTCTTCTCCGGTAAACCCAACAAAAAGTTACCGCCGGGACCCTTTACCGTTCCGTTGATCGGAAACTTTCTATGGCTCCGACGCTCCTTCTTCCTGGAACCCATTCTCCGGGACCTGAAATCCAAGTACGGTCCTCTCATCACCCTTAAAGTCGGCGCTCGCCCCGCGATATTCATCGCCAATCATTCTCTCGCTCATCAAGCTCTTGTCCAGAACGGCGCCGTTTTCTCCGACCGGCCGGAATCGGCGCCGGCGACTCGGCTGCTCAATAGTAATCAGCGGAATATCAGCTCCGCCGCCTACGGCCCTACCTGGCGCCTCCTGCGCCGTAATCTTACGTCGGAGATTCTCCACCCTTCTCGGGTTAAGTCTTACTCGAACGCCCGGCAATGGGTTCTCGGAGTTCTTGTTAAAAAACTCAGTAATGATAGCTCTGAGTCGGGTGTTAAGGTGATTGATCATTTCCAGTACGCCATGTTTTGCTTACTGGTGTTGATGTGCTTTGGGGACAAGCTGGAAGAACAGCAGATTAGACAAATCGAGGATATACAGAGAAAGATGATTCTCAGTTTTCCCAGATTTAATATCTTAAATTTCTGGCCTAGTATTGGGAAGATTCTGTTCCGGAATCGCTGGAAAGAATTGAAACAAATGGCCCTTGATCGTGAGAACACTCTAACCCCTTTCATCAAAGCCCGAATCGATGCCAAAGAACGAGCAATGGAGGGGGAAAATGAAGGTGATAATGCTACGTTAGGTAAAATAATTAGCttcaattttgaattatttaaccACTTATTtagtttggttaaaaaattgtttgattaatcagcgttttgtaatttaaaatattaaaattttaaaaattgtttaaattaattttttcaattaatttttttttaataataattaatatagtccTCAATTTAGCCGTTTTTGCGCTCAATTTAATCATAAACTTTGATATTTGACACAATTTAGTCACACAAAAaattatgactaaattgagtaaaatcactatagtctaGTACTATTAActcaaacaaaaattatttcACACTAACAGTTGTTTATCAAATAGGGTCAGAAGTGTTGGCTTATGTAGATACACTGATAAAACTAGAGTTGCCGGAGGAGAAACGGAAGCTGAGCTATGGCGAAATGGCGACCCTTTGTGGGGAATTTCTCAACGCCGGCACGGATACAACTTCCACTGCGCTGCAATGGATCATGGCGAATTTAGTGAAGCACCCATCTATTCAAGCAAAACTCTACGAAGAAATCTTGGGAGTGATCGGAGCAGCGGAGGAGGAGGGGGTGAAAGAGGAGGATTTGCAGAGAATGCCATACTTAAAAGCGGTGGTTTTGGAAGGGCTGAGACGCCACCCGCCGGCACATTTCGTGCTGCCACACTCGGTAACTGAGGAAGTTGAACTGGAAGGCTATGTAGTCCCCAAGAATGCAGTGATTAATTTCATGGTGGCTGATCTGGGATGGGACCCGAAGGTGTGGGAGGATCCGATGGAGTTTAAGCCTGAGAGATTCTTGTCGGAGAGTAGCGGTGGAGAAGCATTTGATATAACTGGAAGCAGAGAAATCAAAATGATGCCTTTTGGTGCTGGGAGGAGAATTTGCCCCGGCTTGGCATTGGCTCTGCTGCATTTAGAGTACTTTGTGGCTAATCTCGTTTGGTTTTTCGAATGGAAGGGTGTCGAAGGAGACGATGTTGATCTTGCAGAGAAGCAAGAGTTCACCATCGTCATGAAACATCCTCTCCGCGCCCATCTCAATCCACGAAATAAACTCATTTGAAGCTGGTAACTCTGCAGATGCTATTTAAGTTGTGTGACAACTAGCAAATAAGGTTAGGCTGTTCATAGTTGACTGGCTCATATCGAGAAGGTCAGGACTCAGGAGTCGAATTTGGGATCTCACGGTTACCAAGCCAACTATCTGTCCAACTCGGCTGGGGTTATCCCAGTACCTGCATCTACTTGTGTAGTTGTGCTAATAGAGAcataaataaagtttaattcTTGTTTTCTGGAGCTCAATCTGAAATGTTATGTTTTTTGCTGAAACATGGTTTGTTTAGTCTTTCATTTTAGTGATTACTCATTGCATCATAGGCTATGATATTCATGATCatacattatttatttcttcCCAAATTCATTAGAACAATGCAGAATGCCCCATATAAAACAGAGGGGAAcagaaaggaaaaacaaaacaacaaagaTTGCAGGGAAAAACAGAAAGGCAAATCTAATCTTTCTTCTGTGCTTAATAGTCTGCAATAGGGAGCTGCTCATGATGATGGGTGCCAATGAAGATGTTGTCATAAACCAGGGCTGCAATGGCTGCACCGACAAGAGGGCCGAGCCAGTAAACCCAGTGGCAAGTCCATGTCCAGCTGACCACTGCAGGGCCGAAGGAGACTGCAGGGTTCATTGATGCGCCATCAAACGCCCCGCCAGCCAAGATATTCGCGCCCACAATGAAACCGATTGCAATGGGTGCAATGGTGCCCAAATCCCCCTTCTTTGGATCCACAGCCGTGGCGTAGACAGTGTACACCAGCCCAAAGGTCATCACGATCTCGAATATCAACGCGTTCCAGACTGATACACCGGATGACAAGGCGAATGCTGATGTTTCCTGCAGCAAAAAATCAAGATTGGTTTATGTTTGGAGGACTTAATTCATTTGTCAAGAATGTTGAGACTAGCTGAGATTTCAGGGTTTTGTTTACCAGTCCACCAGTGGCAAGTTTCAGGAGGAGACAAGCCACAACTGATCCAAGCAGCTGAGCTATCCAGTACAAGATCCCCCTCAGAAGAGTGA of Ipomoea triloba cultivar NCNSP0323 chromosome 3, ASM357664v1 contains these proteins:
- the LOC116012676 gene encoding probable aquaporin TIP1-2, with amino-acid sequence MPIHRIAIGAPAEASHPDALKAALAEFFSMLIFVFAGQGSGMAFSKLTDGGAATPAGLIAAALAHALALFVAVSVGANISGGHVNPAVTFGAFLGGNITLLRGILYWIAQLLGSVVACLLLKLATGGLETSAFALSSGVSVWNALIFEIVMTFGLVYTVYATAVDPKKGDLGTIAPIAIGFIVGANILAGGAFDGASMNPAVSFGPAVVSWTWTCHWVYWLGPLVGAAIAALVYDNIFIGTHHHEQLPIADY
- the LOC116012674 gene encoding cytochrome P450 89A2-like isoform X1, with the translated sequence MENWLFTLICTLSVLFFLKSLIALFFSGKPNKKLPPGPFTVPLIGNFLWLRRSFFLEPILRDLKSKYGPLITLKVGARPAIFIANHSLAHQALVQNGAVFSDRPESAPATRLLNSNQRNISSAAYGPTWRLLRRNLTSEILHPSRVKSYSNARQWVLGVLVKKLSNDSSESGVKVIDHFQYAMFCLLVLMCFGDKLEEQQIRQIEDIQRKMILSFPRFNILNFWPSIGKILFRNRWKELKQMALDRENTLTPFIKARIDAKERAMEGENEGDNATLGSEVLAYVDTLIKLELPEEKRKLSYGEMATLCGEFLNAGTDTTSTALQWIMANLVKHPSIQAKLYEEILGVIGAAEEEGVKEEDLQRMPYLKAVVLEGLRRHPPAHFVLPHSVTEEVELEGYVVPKNAVINFMVADLGWDPKVWEDPMEFKPERFLSESSGGEAFDITGSREIKMMPFGAGRRICPGLALALLHLEYFVANLVWFFEWKGVEGDDVDLAEKQEFTIVMKHPLRAHLNPRNKLI
- the LOC116014300 gene encoding cytochrome P450 89A2-like, translated to MENWLCTLLCSLFVVFFLNSLLALFFSGKPNNRLPPGPFSVPWQRRSFSLEPILRDLKSKYGPLITLRPGARPEILIANHSLAHQALVQNGAVFSDRPRSAPVIRLLSSNQRNISSAAYGPTWRLLRRNLTSEILHPSRVKSYSNARRWVLGVLVRKLLKENSESGVKVIDHFQYAMLCLLVLMCFGDKLEEQQIRQIEESQRKIISSFSRFNILNSWPTIGKILFRNRWEELKQVALDRENTLTPFIKARIEAKERAMEGENKDNSAQFEVLAYVDTLIKLEWPEENRKLSYGEMATLCGEFLNGGTDTTSTALQWIMANLVKHPSIQATLYEEILGVIGAAEEEGVKEEDLQRMPYLKAVVLEGLRRHPPAHFLQPHTVSEEVELEGCVIPKNSVINFTVADLGWDPAVWEDPMEFKPERFLSGEAFDLSGSTEIKMMPFGAGRRICPGLALSLLHLEYFVANLVWLFQWKGVEGDEVDLAEKQVFTTVMKHPLRAHLYPRNKLI
- the LOC116012674 gene encoding cytochrome P450 89A2-like isoform X3, encoding MENWLFTLICTLSVLFFLKSLIALFFSGKPNKKLPPGPFTVPLIGNFLWLRRSFFLEPILRDLKSKYGPLITLKVGARPAIFIANHSLAHQALVQNGAVFSDRPESAPATRLLNSNQRNISSAAYGPTWRLLRRNLTSEILHPSRVKSYSNARQWVLGVLVKKLSNDSSESGVKVIDHFQYAMFCLLVLMCFGDKLEEQQIRQIEDIQRKMILSFPRFNILNFWPSIGKILFRNRWKELKQMALDRENTLTPFIKARIDAKERAMEGENEGSEVLAYVDTLIKLELPEEKRKLSYGEMATLCGEFLNAGTDTTSTALQWIMANLVKHPSIQAKLYEEILGVIGAAEEEGVKEEDLQRMPYLKAVVLEGLRRHPPAHFVLPHSVTEEVELEGYVVPKNAVINFMVADLGWDPKVWEDPMEFKPERFLSESSGGEAFDITGSREIKMMPFGAGRRICPGLALALLHLEYFVANLVWFFEWKGVEGDDVDLAEKQEFTIVMKHPLRAHLNPRNKLI
- the LOC116012674 gene encoding cytochrome P450 89A2-like isoform X2; the encoded protein is MENWLFTLICTLSVLFFLKSLIALFFSGKPNKKLPPGPFTVPLIGNFLWLRRSFFLEPILRDLKSKYGPLITLKVGARPAIFIANHSLAHQALVQNGAVFSDRPESAPATRLLNSNQRNISSAAYGPTWRLLRRNLTSEILHPSRVKSYSNARQWVLGVLVKKLSNDSSESGVKVIDHFQYAMFCLLVLMCFGDKLEEQQIRQIEDIQRKMILSFPRFNILNFWPSIGKILFRNRWKELKQMALDRENTLTPFIKARIDAKERAMEGENEGDNATLEVLAYVDTLIKLELPEEKRKLSYGEMATLCGEFLNAGTDTTSTALQWIMANLVKHPSIQAKLYEEILGVIGAAEEEGVKEEDLQRMPYLKAVVLEGLRRHPPAHFVLPHSVTEEVELEGYVVPKNAVINFMVADLGWDPKVWEDPMEFKPERFLSESSGGEAFDITGSREIKMMPFGAGRRICPGLALALLHLEYFVANLVWFFEWKGVEGDDVDLAEKQEFTIVMKHPLRAHLNPRNKLI
- the LOC116012674 gene encoding cytochrome P450 89A2-like isoform X4, producing MENWLFTLICTLSVLFFLKSLIALFFSGKPNKKLPPGPFTVPLIGNFLWLRRSFFLEPILRDLKSKYGPLITLKVGARPAIFIANHSLAHQALVQNGAVFSDRPESAPATRLLNSNQRNISSAAYGPTWRLLRRNLTSEILHPSRVKSYSNARQWVLGVLVKKLSNDSSESGVKVIDHFQYAMFCLLVLMCFGDKLEEQQIRQIEDIQRKMILSFPRFNILNFWPSIGKILFRNRWKELKQMALDRENTLTPFIKARIDAKERAMEGENEEVLAYVDTLIKLELPEEKRKLSYGEMATLCGEFLNAGTDTTSTALQWIMANLVKHPSIQAKLYEEILGVIGAAEEEGVKEEDLQRMPYLKAVVLEGLRRHPPAHFVLPHSVTEEVELEGYVVPKNAVINFMVADLGWDPKVWEDPMEFKPERFLSESSGGEAFDITGSREIKMMPFGAGRRICPGLALALLHLEYFVANLVWFFEWKGVEGDDVDLAEKQEFTIVMKHPLRAHLNPRNKLI